Proteins encoded together in one Lathyrus oleraceus cultivar Zhongwan6 chromosome 5, CAAS_Psat_ZW6_1.0, whole genome shotgun sequence window:
- the LOC127087543 gene encoding protein ANTI-SILENCING 1 isoform X2, which yields MEEMHFCVFFLFFEMPPSSNPCCEEEDVGDFKWGNRKEIDVGNKDTVFYESFVYDGVDYFLYDCVYFFHTDHVETSVGKLVKMFETGGRKMIEVVWFFRPLEIRNFFGSHQPLWNELFLASGNGKGVSNCNLLESIIGKCSVVCTSEDRRNPKPSETERKKADFYFKCTFNVDRCAIDDKFPDTINGIEVEQFFNRKGDKKTSDYRHLEANKIPRVTKKIKIKKRIPVNIKDKDGVANEARTKTSPSDILHRKVEDKDELGASKNVSPKILMRTSENFRDENEANIKIAPSDILHRKVEAKDELGASKNVSSKIMMRTSENFRDKNEANNKTAPDMLCLKIEDKDELRASESFRDKNEANFKTAPSDMLCLKVEDKDELRTSENVSSKIKITSENFRDKDGAKIKIGPSDSLHGKVKDKHQLRISENVSPKIKMGPSKIFKDKDGVRIKIAPSDMLHLKVKDKDEMIISENVSTKRFLDSYPSKKRKFTEEKSVIGQINNYQKKEVFDGKEEFRQDGSVNQNRKVTEVTERPNAEKRKWFKKMPWEGRLQKAQELDTLVLLSNLDPSYTSYEIEDLVWHALKEKVEARMIESSPTSNVYYGRALVIFKTKDAAANAISELTRKCLVLEDGRVVTARKGSVRDPVKQSTFTGHLTISRAVHHKQSREMRNAVSTSHCSQPNTIEYAMAIEWAHQYDKSEACWKALCEKQMKEIEAVKRKLRTDRIFFEGS from the exons ATGGAAGAAATGCATTTCTGTGTGT tttttttgttttttgaaaTGCCACCTTCATCAAACCCTTGTTGTGAGGAAGAAGATGTTGGCGATTTCAAGTGGGGGAATAGGAAAGAAATTGATGTTGGAAACAAAGATACAGTGTTCTATGAATCGTTTGTTTACGACGGTGTTGACTATTTTCTGTATGATTGTGTTTATTTTTTCCATACTGATCATGTTGAGACTTCTGTTGGTAAGCTTGTGAAGATGTTTGAGACAGGTGGGAGAAAGATGATTGAAGTTGTTTGGTTTTTTCGGCCTTTGGAAATTCGGAATTTCTTTGGGAGTCATCAGCCTCTTTGGAATGAGTTGTTTTTGGCTTCTGGAAATGGAAAAGGTGTTTCCAATTGCAATTTATTG GAATCAATTATTGGAAAATGCAGTGTTGTTTGCACTTCAGAGGATAGGAGAAATCCCAAACCATCTGAAACAGAGCGAAAGAAAGCAGATTTCTATTTCAAATGTACTTTCAATGTTGATAGGTGTGCTATCGATGATAAATTTCCTGATACGATTAATGGAATTGAAG TGGAGCAATTCTTTAATAGGAAAGGGGATAAAAAGACCAGTGATTATCGGCATCTTGAGGCAAATAAAATTCCTAGAGTgacaaaaaaaataaaaataaagaagaGAATTCCTGTGAATATTAAAGATAAAGATGGAGTTGCAAATGAGGCTAGAACTAAGACTTCTCCTTCTGATATCTTGCATCGGAAAGTTGAAGATAAAGATGAATTGGGAGCTTCTAAGAATGTCTCGCCAAAGATACTGATGAGGACATCTGAGAATTTTAGAGATGAAAATGAAGCCAATATTAAGATTGCTCCTTCTGATATCTTGCATCGGAAAGTTGAAGCTAAAGATGAATTGGGAGCTTCTAAGAATGTGTCGTCAAAGATAATGATGAGGACTTCTGAGAATTTTAGAGATAAAAATGAAGCCAATAATAAGACTGCTCCTGATATGTTGTGTTTGAAAATTGAAGATAAAGATGAATTGAGAGCTTCTGAGAGTTTTAGAGATAAAAATGAAGCCAATTTTAAGACTGCTCCTTCTGATATGTTGTGTTTGAAAGTTGAAGATAAAGATGAATTGAGAACCTCTGAGAATGTCTCATCCAAGATAAAGATAACTTCTGAGAACTTTAGAGATAAAGATGGAGCTAAGATTAAGATTGGTCCTTCTGATAGCTTGCATGGGAAAGTTAAAGATAAACATCAATTGAGAATTTCTGAAAATGTCTCGCCAAAGATAAAGATGGGACCTTCTAAAATTTTTAAAGATAAAGATGGGGTTAGGATTAAGATCGCTCCTTCTGATATGTTGCATTTAAAAGTTAAAGATAAAGATGAAATGATAATTTCGGAGAATGTATCGACAAAAAGATTCTTAGATTCTTATCCGTCTAAAAAGAGGAAGTTCACAGAAGAGAAGTCAGTCATTGGTCAAATTAACAACTACCAAAAGAAAGAGGTATTTGACGGGAAGGAAGAATTTAGACAGGATGGAAGTGTCAACCAAAACAGGAAAGTTACTGAGGTGACTGAAAGGCCAAATGCA GAGAAAAGAAAGTGGTTTAAGAAAATG CCTTGGGAAGGAAGACTACAGAAAGCTCAAGAGTTGGATACCCTTGTTTTACTGAGTAATCTGGATCCATCCTACACGTCCTATGAAATTGAG GATCTTGTTTGGCATGCACTCAAAGAAAAGGTTGAGGCAAGGATGATAGAGTCGAGCCCGACTTCCAATGTATACTATG GTAGAGCATTGGttattttcaaaacaaaagatgcAGCTGCAAATGCAATATCTGAGTTGACAAGGAAGTGCCTTGTTCTTGAAGATGGGAG GGTTGTGACTGCCAGGAAGGGAAGTGTTAGAGATCCAGTCAAGCAAAGCACATTCACTGGCCATCTGACTATTAGTAGAGCCGTGCATCACAAGCAAAGCCGAGAGATG AGAAATGCTGTATCAACATCACATTGTTCACAACCCAATACAATTGAATACGCAATGGCAATTGAATGGGCGCATCAATATGATAAGTCCGAGGCATGTTGGAAGGCCTTATGTGAG AAACAAATGAAGGAGATAGAAGCTGTGAAGAGAAAACTTAGAACAGACCGGATATTTTTTGAAGGCTCATAG
- the LOC127087543 gene encoding protein ANTI-SILENCING 1 isoform X1, with product MLLPTKTPKRQFFLFFEMPPSSNPCCEEEDVGDFKWGNRKEIDVGNKDTVFYESFVYDGVDYFLYDCVYFFHTDHVETSVGKLVKMFETGGRKMIEVVWFFRPLEIRNFFGSHQPLWNELFLASGNGKGVSNCNLLESIIGKCSVVCTSEDRRNPKPSETERKKADFYFKCTFNVDRCAIDDKFPDTINGIEVEQFFNRKGDKKTSDYRHLEANKIPRVTKKIKIKKRIPVNIKDKDGVANEARTKTSPSDILHRKVEDKDELGASKNVSPKILMRTSENFRDENEANIKIAPSDILHRKVEAKDELGASKNVSSKIMMRTSENFRDKNEANNKTAPDMLCLKIEDKDELRASESFRDKNEANFKTAPSDMLCLKVEDKDELRTSENVSSKIKITSENFRDKDGAKIKIGPSDSLHGKVKDKHQLRISENVSPKIKMGPSKIFKDKDGVRIKIAPSDMLHLKVKDKDEMIISENVSTKRFLDSYPSKKRKFTEEKSVIGQINNYQKKEVFDGKEEFRQDGSVNQNRKVTEVTERPNAEKRKWFKKMPWEGRLQKAQELDTLVLLSNLDPSYTSYEIEDLVWHALKEKVEARMIESSPTSNVYYGRALVIFKTKDAAANAISELTRKCLVLEDGRVVTARKGSVRDPVKQSTFTGHLTISRAVHHKQSREMRNAVSTSHCSQPNTIEYAMAIEWAHQYDKSEACWKALCEKQMKEIEAVKRKLRTDRIFFEGS from the exons ATGCTACTCCCTACGAAAACTCCAAAACGACAAT tttttttgttttttgaaaTGCCACCTTCATCAAACCCTTGTTGTGAGGAAGAAGATGTTGGCGATTTCAAGTGGGGGAATAGGAAAGAAATTGATGTTGGAAACAAAGATACAGTGTTCTATGAATCGTTTGTTTACGACGGTGTTGACTATTTTCTGTATGATTGTGTTTATTTTTTCCATACTGATCATGTTGAGACTTCTGTTGGTAAGCTTGTGAAGATGTTTGAGACAGGTGGGAGAAAGATGATTGAAGTTGTTTGGTTTTTTCGGCCTTTGGAAATTCGGAATTTCTTTGGGAGTCATCAGCCTCTTTGGAATGAGTTGTTTTTGGCTTCTGGAAATGGAAAAGGTGTTTCCAATTGCAATTTATTG GAATCAATTATTGGAAAATGCAGTGTTGTTTGCACTTCAGAGGATAGGAGAAATCCCAAACCATCTGAAACAGAGCGAAAGAAAGCAGATTTCTATTTCAAATGTACTTTCAATGTTGATAGGTGTGCTATCGATGATAAATTTCCTGATACGATTAATGGAATTGAAG TGGAGCAATTCTTTAATAGGAAAGGGGATAAAAAGACCAGTGATTATCGGCATCTTGAGGCAAATAAAATTCCTAGAGTgacaaaaaaaataaaaataaagaagaGAATTCCTGTGAATATTAAAGATAAAGATGGAGTTGCAAATGAGGCTAGAACTAAGACTTCTCCTTCTGATATCTTGCATCGGAAAGTTGAAGATAAAGATGAATTGGGAGCTTCTAAGAATGTCTCGCCAAAGATACTGATGAGGACATCTGAGAATTTTAGAGATGAAAATGAAGCCAATATTAAGATTGCTCCTTCTGATATCTTGCATCGGAAAGTTGAAGCTAAAGATGAATTGGGAGCTTCTAAGAATGTGTCGTCAAAGATAATGATGAGGACTTCTGAGAATTTTAGAGATAAAAATGAAGCCAATAATAAGACTGCTCCTGATATGTTGTGTTTGAAAATTGAAGATAAAGATGAATTGAGAGCTTCTGAGAGTTTTAGAGATAAAAATGAAGCCAATTTTAAGACTGCTCCTTCTGATATGTTGTGTTTGAAAGTTGAAGATAAAGATGAATTGAGAACCTCTGAGAATGTCTCATCCAAGATAAAGATAACTTCTGAGAACTTTAGAGATAAAGATGGAGCTAAGATTAAGATTGGTCCTTCTGATAGCTTGCATGGGAAAGTTAAAGATAAACATCAATTGAGAATTTCTGAAAATGTCTCGCCAAAGATAAAGATGGGACCTTCTAAAATTTTTAAAGATAAAGATGGGGTTAGGATTAAGATCGCTCCTTCTGATATGTTGCATTTAAAAGTTAAAGATAAAGATGAAATGATAATTTCGGAGAATGTATCGACAAAAAGATTCTTAGATTCTTATCCGTCTAAAAAGAGGAAGTTCACAGAAGAGAAGTCAGTCATTGGTCAAATTAACAACTACCAAAAGAAAGAGGTATTTGACGGGAAGGAAGAATTTAGACAGGATGGAAGTGTCAACCAAAACAGGAAAGTTACTGAGGTGACTGAAAGGCCAAATGCA GAGAAAAGAAAGTGGTTTAAGAAAATG CCTTGGGAAGGAAGACTACAGAAAGCTCAAGAGTTGGATACCCTTGTTTTACTGAGTAATCTGGATCCATCCTACACGTCCTATGAAATTGAG GATCTTGTTTGGCATGCACTCAAAGAAAAGGTTGAGGCAAGGATGATAGAGTCGAGCCCGACTTCCAATGTATACTATG GTAGAGCATTGGttattttcaaaacaaaagatgcAGCTGCAAATGCAATATCTGAGTTGACAAGGAAGTGCCTTGTTCTTGAAGATGGGAG GGTTGTGACTGCCAGGAAGGGAAGTGTTAGAGATCCAGTCAAGCAAAGCACATTCACTGGCCATCTGACTATTAGTAGAGCCGTGCATCACAAGCAAAGCCGAGAGATG AGAAATGCTGTATCAACATCACATTGTTCACAACCCAATACAATTGAATACGCAATGGCAATTGAATGGGCGCATCAATATGATAAGTCCGAGGCATGTTGGAAGGCCTTATGTGAG AAACAAATGAAGGAGATAGAAGCTGTGAAGAGAAAACTTAGAACAGACCGGATATTTTTTGAAGGCTCATAG
- the LOC127087543 gene encoding protein ANTI-SILENCING 1 isoform X3: protein MPPSSNPCCEEEDVGDFKWGNRKEIDVGNKDTVFYESFVYDGVDYFLYDCVYFFHTDHVETSVGKLVKMFETGGRKMIEVVWFFRPLEIRNFFGSHQPLWNELFLASGNGKGVSNCNLLESIIGKCSVVCTSEDRRNPKPSETERKKADFYFKCTFNVDRCAIDDKFPDTINGIEVEQFFNRKGDKKTSDYRHLEANKIPRVTKKIKIKKRIPVNIKDKDGVANEARTKTSPSDILHRKVEDKDELGASKNVSPKILMRTSENFRDENEANIKIAPSDILHRKVEAKDELGASKNVSSKIMMRTSENFRDKNEANNKTAPDMLCLKIEDKDELRASESFRDKNEANFKTAPSDMLCLKVEDKDELRTSENVSSKIKITSENFRDKDGAKIKIGPSDSLHGKVKDKHQLRISENVSPKIKMGPSKIFKDKDGVRIKIAPSDMLHLKVKDKDEMIISENVSTKRFLDSYPSKKRKFTEEKSVIGQINNYQKKEVFDGKEEFRQDGSVNQNRKVTEVTERPNAEKRKWFKKMPWEGRLQKAQELDTLVLLSNLDPSYTSYEIEDLVWHALKEKVEARMIESSPTSNVYYGRALVIFKTKDAAANAISELTRKCLVLEDGRVVTARKGSVRDPVKQSTFTGHLTISRAVHHKQSREMRNAVSTSHCSQPNTIEYAMAIEWAHQYDKSEACWKALCEKQMKEIEAVKRKLRTDRIFFEGS, encoded by the exons aTGCCACCTTCATCAAACCCTTGTTGTGAGGAAGAAGATGTTGGCGATTTCAAGTGGGGGAATAGGAAAGAAATTGATGTTGGAAACAAAGATACAGTGTTCTATGAATCGTTTGTTTACGACGGTGTTGACTATTTTCTGTATGATTGTGTTTATTTTTTCCATACTGATCATGTTGAGACTTCTGTTGGTAAGCTTGTGAAGATGTTTGAGACAGGTGGGAGAAAGATGATTGAAGTTGTTTGGTTTTTTCGGCCTTTGGAAATTCGGAATTTCTTTGGGAGTCATCAGCCTCTTTGGAATGAGTTGTTTTTGGCTTCTGGAAATGGAAAAGGTGTTTCCAATTGCAATTTATTG GAATCAATTATTGGAAAATGCAGTGTTGTTTGCACTTCAGAGGATAGGAGAAATCCCAAACCATCTGAAACAGAGCGAAAGAAAGCAGATTTCTATTTCAAATGTACTTTCAATGTTGATAGGTGTGCTATCGATGATAAATTTCCTGATACGATTAATGGAATTGAAG TGGAGCAATTCTTTAATAGGAAAGGGGATAAAAAGACCAGTGATTATCGGCATCTTGAGGCAAATAAAATTCCTAGAGTgacaaaaaaaataaaaataaagaagaGAATTCCTGTGAATATTAAAGATAAAGATGGAGTTGCAAATGAGGCTAGAACTAAGACTTCTCCTTCTGATATCTTGCATCGGAAAGTTGAAGATAAAGATGAATTGGGAGCTTCTAAGAATGTCTCGCCAAAGATACTGATGAGGACATCTGAGAATTTTAGAGATGAAAATGAAGCCAATATTAAGATTGCTCCTTCTGATATCTTGCATCGGAAAGTTGAAGCTAAAGATGAATTGGGAGCTTCTAAGAATGTGTCGTCAAAGATAATGATGAGGACTTCTGAGAATTTTAGAGATAAAAATGAAGCCAATAATAAGACTGCTCCTGATATGTTGTGTTTGAAAATTGAAGATAAAGATGAATTGAGAGCTTCTGAGAGTTTTAGAGATAAAAATGAAGCCAATTTTAAGACTGCTCCTTCTGATATGTTGTGTTTGAAAGTTGAAGATAAAGATGAATTGAGAACCTCTGAGAATGTCTCATCCAAGATAAAGATAACTTCTGAGAACTTTAGAGATAAAGATGGAGCTAAGATTAAGATTGGTCCTTCTGATAGCTTGCATGGGAAAGTTAAAGATAAACATCAATTGAGAATTTCTGAAAATGTCTCGCCAAAGATAAAGATGGGACCTTCTAAAATTTTTAAAGATAAAGATGGGGTTAGGATTAAGATCGCTCCTTCTGATATGTTGCATTTAAAAGTTAAAGATAAAGATGAAATGATAATTTCGGAGAATGTATCGACAAAAAGATTCTTAGATTCTTATCCGTCTAAAAAGAGGAAGTTCACAGAAGAGAAGTCAGTCATTGGTCAAATTAACAACTACCAAAAGAAAGAGGTATTTGACGGGAAGGAAGAATTTAGACAGGATGGAAGTGTCAACCAAAACAGGAAAGTTACTGAGGTGACTGAAAGGCCAAATGCA GAGAAAAGAAAGTGGTTTAAGAAAATG CCTTGGGAAGGAAGACTACAGAAAGCTCAAGAGTTGGATACCCTTGTTTTACTGAGTAATCTGGATCCATCCTACACGTCCTATGAAATTGAG GATCTTGTTTGGCATGCACTCAAAGAAAAGGTTGAGGCAAGGATGATAGAGTCGAGCCCGACTTCCAATGTATACTATG GTAGAGCATTGGttattttcaaaacaaaagatgcAGCTGCAAATGCAATATCTGAGTTGACAAGGAAGTGCCTTGTTCTTGAAGATGGGAG GGTTGTGACTGCCAGGAAGGGAAGTGTTAGAGATCCAGTCAAGCAAAGCACATTCACTGGCCATCTGACTATTAGTAGAGCCGTGCATCACAAGCAAAGCCGAGAGATG AGAAATGCTGTATCAACATCACATTGTTCACAACCCAATACAATTGAATACGCAATGGCAATTGAATGGGCGCATCAATATGATAAGTCCGAGGCATGTTGGAAGGCCTTATGTGAG AAACAAATGAAGGAGATAGAAGCTGTGAAGAGAAAACTTAGAACAGACCGGATATTTTTTGAAGGCTCATAG